The genomic region TTTTATCATTGCCGTATTTACACTATCGGCGGGCTCATCCTTAAAAGTTTCCGGGACTGTTTTATCTGCCTCTACGCTTTCTAAAGCCGGAACACAAGAATACAATGTTACCACTGCCAGTGCTCCCACTAAGTATGCTTTCTTATACCGTAACATAATTTTCCTTTTATTGTTCATCTTAGCCTTTTTTCATTAGTTTTTTTAAGAGTCTATTTAGTTTGCCGAGCTTTGCTTTCATTTTACTATCCCTTTCACTAGCTCGCATAAACTCTTCTGAAATAGGCTCATTTTGCTCATCTTTTATGAGATCCCGACCGTCTGCCATTTTACCGAAAATAAAATACAAACCAGGTATAACCAATACTCCTATCATGGTTCCTACTAGCATTCCCCCCATGGCAGAACCACCAATGGTTTTATTACCAATAGCACCGGCACCGGTAGCGATAACCAAAGGAATCAATCCAGCGATAAACGCAAAAGATGTCATTAATATAGGTCTAAACCTTACTTTTGCCCCTTCTATGGCAGCTTCCAGAATGGTGGCACCTTGCCCACGCCTTTGCACAGCAAACTCTACAATAAGCACAGCATTTTTTCCTAAGAGTCCCACTAACATAATAACCCCAATCTGGGCATATACATCGTTCGCCAAGCCCATTAGCTTCAGCATAAGGAAAGACCCGAAGATCCCGATAGGCAACGAAAGAAGTACAGCGAGTGGAAGTAAAAAGCTCTCATATTGTGCCGCCAATACGAGATACACAAAAATCAATACAACCGCAAAGATGTAAATAGACTCATTCCCTCTGGAGGATTCATCATAAGAGAGTCCTTCCCAACCAATATCATAACCACGTGGCAAGGTTTGCTCTGCCACTTCTCGTATGGCCTTTATGGCATCTCCACTGGTATATCCCTTTGCTGGAAGCCCACGGATAGCAGCCGAGTTATAGAGGTTATAACGTGTAATTTCATTAGGACCCAAATGTTTTTCCATCTTCATAAATGCAGAATAGGGAACCATTTCACCTTCTTCGTTTTTTACAAACAACTTTTGTATATCTGTCGGGAGTTCCCTGTATTCGGGAGCAGCCTGGGTGTAAACCTTAAAGAACCTGCCATACTTAATAAAACCTTGTTCGTAGGTACTACCAATTAAAACGTTAAGGTTCTCCATGGCTTTTCCTATTGAAACCCCTTTTTGCATAGCAGCTTTATTGTTAATTACCAATTCATACTGTGGATAGTTGGCTGCAAAAAAGGTAAACAATCCCGTGATTTCTGGGCGTTCTCTTAGCGCATCCATAAATTTATGATTCACTTTTTCAAATTCATGATAATCCGTGGAACTGGTTTTATCCAACAAACGCAACGAAAAACCTCCTGAAGAACCAAAACCAGGTACTGCTGGCGGCTCGAAATATTCGATCACGGCACCGAGGTCTTTGGTTTCTTCCTCTAATTCCTCCATTATTTCGTGAACACTGTGCTCACGCTCGGACCAAGGCTTTAAATTGATTAAACAGGTACCCGCATTAGATCCCCTTCCTTCGGTCATAATTTCGTAACCAGCCAATGAAGAAACAGATTGCACCCCTTCTGTCTCCTTACAGATTTTCTGAAGTTTTCTGGCTACATCGTTGGTGCGCTCTAAAGTTGCTCCTGGAGGGGTTTGGATAATGGCATAAATCATCCCTTGGTCCTCACTTGGAATGAATCCTGCGGGCAACACTTCATTGGTTAAAAATATTCCTACACAGAAAGCCGCCAACACTCCAAACGTAACTACTCTTCTGTTTACGATTAGTTTCAGCAATTTTACATACCTATTGGTAAGCCTATCAAAGCGATTATTGAACCAATCGATAAATTTATCTACCAACGATTTTTTTCTTGGTTTCCCATGATGGTTCTTCAAGATCATGGCACAAAGAACTGGGGTAAGGGTAAGTGCCACCACTGCTGAAAGAATAATGGCCGCCGCCATGGTAATGGAAAATTGACGGTAGAAAACCCCAACCGGACCAGACATAAAAGTGATCGGGATAAATACGGAAACCATGACCATGGTAATTGCGATAATGGCGCCTCCAATTTCCCCCAACACCGCATAGGCAGCTTTAAAAGGTGTTAAATTCTCTTCTTCCATCTTTACATGGACAGCTTCTACCACCACAATGGCATCATCTACCACGATACCAATGGCGAGTACTAAGGCAAAAAGGGTAATTAAATTAATTGATAAGCCAAAAAGCTGCAAAATAAAGAACGTCCCAATTAACGACACCGGAACTGCAATAATAGGGATAAGCGTAGAACGCAGATCTCCCAAGAATAAAAATACTACAATGGCTACCAGAATAAAGGCATCTCGTAAGGTGTGCAACACCTGTTCGATAGACGCATCCAAGAAGTTGGAAACATCGTAACTTATTTTATAATCTACTCCCGGCGGTAAATCTTCTTTTAACTCTTTTAATTTATCTTTTACCGACTCAATAACGTCTTTACCATTACTACCAAAGGTTTGCTTTAAAACAATAGAAGCCGAAGGATGCCCATCTAGATTGGAATAAATATCGAAAAATTCGCTTCCCAGCTCTACATCTGCTACGTCTTTTAGTTTTAAAACCTCACCATCGTTATTAGCTTTAATAATTACGTTTTTATAGTCTTCAGCTTCATTGAATCTACCTTTATAGGTAAGCACATACTCCAATGATTGAGCTTTCTTACCCGAACTTCGCCCTAACCTACCGGGTCTGGCAATAATACTTTGCTCTTTCATCGCTTCGAGCACTTCTTCCGCAGAAACTTTATAGGCCCGCATGCGATCTGGTTTTAGCCAAACACGCATGGCATATTTACGACTACCCAATATTTTAGCACTTGCAATTCCAGATATACGTTGTATTTCGGGAATTATTTTTGTGTAAGCATAATTATATAGAAATTTCTCGTCGTTATCCTTTTTCTTACTAAAAAGATTCACGTACATTAACATACTTGGTTGTACCGGAGTAATTTTAACCCCCTCCCTTTGCACCAGTTCTGGTAGCAAGGACATAACTCGATCCACTCGGGTTTTTACACGTACTACCGCTTGATTGGGATCGGTACCGGGTTCAAAAATAACTCGTAGGGTTCCTTCCCCAGCACTCGTAGCATCGGAGGCAATATAGCGCATGCCCTGAACCCCATTAATAGATGTTTCTAAGGGTATTAACGTAGATTTTACCAATACATCGGCACTTGCTCCCGGATATGCTATAAATATGTTTACTGTAGTAGGGGCAATTTGAGGAAATTGAGATATGGGTAATTGTTTTATGGCTAAAAGACCTGTAAACACAATTACTACCGAAATGACAATAGCCAATACCGGTCTTTTTATAAATTTACTAAACATTTTGTCTGAGTTTTTTAGGATTTGTATTATTCGGCATAGAGGTCTAAATGCGCCAATACTTCCTCTGGTTTTTGGAAGTCGTAGTGAATCTTTTCGCCATTTTTCACCATACGAATTCCTTCAAGCAACACCTTATCATTTTCAGAAAGCCCTTTATCTATAATAAACAAATGTGGCAACTCCGCTCTAATCTTGATTTCTTTTTGATGCACTAAACCATTATTGTCTACCACAAAAACGTACTTCTTATCCAAAACCTCAAAAGTTGCCTTTTGTGGGATCATTAAAGCATTTTTAAATGGAACTTTCATTAGAATACTTCCAGTTTCTCCATGTCTAAGTAGACTTTCTGGGTTTGGGAAAGTAGCCCGAAATGGAATGTTCCCAGTTTCATTGTTGAACTCAGCTTCAATAGTTCTTACTTCGCCTTCATGTTTGAACACTTGATTGTTGGCCATTAACAAACTAACTTTCACTGGATTATCTGGACTAACATTAGTTTTAAAGTCTAGATATTCTGCTTCTGGAACATTGTAGTAAACCCACATTTCGCTATTGTCGGAAAGGCTGGTAAACAACTCCCCTTCTTCGACCAAACTTCCTTCCCGCACATGAAAACGGTCTATGAGTCCGTCGAAAGGGGCTCTTATCTCCGTAAATTGAAGGTGAACATTAGACAGCTCCACTTCTGCATTGGCTTTTTCCAAGGTAGCCTTAGACATTGCCAATTCGTTCGGGGAAACAATTCCACTATCGGCCAATTTTTTGGTGTTTTCGTATTCGATTTCAGCAAAATGAGCTTCTGCTTTTGCCTTCGAAAGCTCAGCTTGATAAAGTTTGGGCATAATTTTAAATAGCAATTGCCCTTTTTTTACTTTATCCCCTTCATCAACATAGATTTTCTCGAGATATCCACGCTCCTGTGCCCGTAACTCGATATGCCGTACCGAACGGATTTGACAAACGTAGTCTTCTGTTATAATAGTATCCTTGATTTTAGGATTGGTAACCAAGAACTTTGGTTCTTTTTGCTCTTTTTCCTTTTTTGTTGAACAACTTGTATGACTTATCAAGGCAAACAAGCTCATAATTATAAGCGTTTTCTTCATAATAATAATGCTTTAAAAGCGTTACAATTTTTAGGTAATATGTATGTAATATGTTGATTTAAAACACAATTGTAAGGGTTAATAGTGATTTACTACTAACAACGCATGTGTTTAAAAATATAATGAGGAAAGTAGGACTAATGGATAGCCCCAGAATTAAAAAATCATAACCTAATTACCCGGAATATGATAAATTTTTTACAAGATGATATGTTTAAAAATCGTCTAGCAGCATCTAAGCGCTTACCGTTATTTTCTATAAAAGAAGATAGAATTTGAATAAGAAGAAGCGAAGAGAAAAAATTGGTCTCTATAATCTCTTTACCGTGTGATATAAACTCCTCTTCTACAATCTCGGTTTCCGTAAGCTCTAATCTGTGATGCGAAGTACCTTGTGCGGTAGTGATTGTTTTAAAATCCAAATCACGATCGCTCACCGAAACATTAAAGCCCGTATTTTGAGAAGTAATATAATTTTCTAAAGAAGAATAATGAAAATTATTGGTTGCTGCATGGGCAAAGACATGAGTAAGCCCAGACAGACATAAAATACTTACTAATATGAAGAATTTAAATAGTGTTTTCATTTTCCAGTGCCAAATCTATAAAATGCTTCATTCACAAACAAGCGGTTAGAAGTTAAATAAATCTAAGGTTTTTCTAAAATTGAGTAATTTATGCTCATTTTTTCAACTGTATATAAATTCAAACCAGCTGTAAATAACTAAAAAGAGAAATATTTCTTCCTTTGATTAAGCATCAGCTTTATTAAGTTCTATCTGTTTCGGCTTGTAACCTAAATCACTTCAAAACTATCTCTTTGCCATTTTTGCTGGTCTGCTCTTTTTTCAGTTTAACCATAAAAAAACCCTCACATCGCATAGAGATGTGAGGGTTGAAATTATTTATTTATTAATGTTATACCATCAGGTTTAAGGTAACATCAATATTATCTTGGGTGGCCCTAGAATATGGACACACCTCATGGGCTTCATTAATTAACTTCTCTCCAGTTTCTTCCTCTACACCGGGTAAGGTAACATCTAAAATAACTTCCAACAGAAAACCTTCAAGTTCTGGATGTTCCCCAATTTTAACGGTCGCTTTTACATCAAAATCAGATCCAATATCTACTTTATGCTGTTTAGCAACATGCTGAAGCGCACTACCAAAACAGGCCGAATAACCTGCAGCAAATAGCTGTTCTGGATTTGTGTATTCACCACCTTTACCTCCCAATTCTTTTGGAAGTTCCAATTTCATATCTATAATTCCATCGTCACTTTTTACATGTCCTGCTCTTCCGCCAGTGGTTGTCGCACTCGCTTTGTATAATGCTTTCATTTTATATTTTTTTATGGTTTAATCTCTAAGATACTTGTATTAACACGAATAATCACAATTTTAGTTATTAAATTTGTTTTAAAATTTAGTCTTTTGTCTCAAAAGAAAATCAATAAAGACACATTAAAAAACAGGGATGGGGTTTCTAATGAGGAAATTACCAACAAGGCTGCGATTGCAAAATTAAAAGCTAAAAGAAAAGAGAGTACTTCGGCTGAATCTTTGGCAAAAGCTATTATTCAAGGAGATACTATTGCCTTGAGTCAAGCCATTACACTTATTGAAAGCACGAATATTTCGCATACTGAAAAAGCAAATGAAATTTTAGCACTCTGTCTCCCACACGCAAATAATTCCATACGCATAGGCATTACTGGAGTTCCTGGTGTGGGAAAAAGCACTTTTATAGAAACCTTGGGCAGCCATATTGCCACAAAGCAGAATAGATTGGCTGTTTTGGCGGTAGACCCTAGCAGTTCTGTAACCAAAGGAAGTATTCTGGGAGACAAAACGCGTATGGAAAACCTGGTGAATAACCAAAATGTATACATTCGCCCATCCGCAGCAGGAACCTCTTTAGGGGGAGTTGCTAGAAAGACCCGGGAAAGTATTATTTTATGTGAAGCCTGTGGTTTTAAAACAATTTTTATTGAAACTGTAGGGGTTGGCCAAAGCGAAACTGCGGTACATAGCATGGTAGATTTCTTTTTATTGCTGAAACTTGCCGGTGCAGGGGACGAACTGCAAGGAATAAAACGTGGGATTATAGAATTAGCCGATGCGATCGTAATAAATAAAGCGGATGGAGAAACGATTAAAACGGCAGAAAAAGCAAAAGTAGAGTTTAATAGGGCACTGCATTTATATCCACCAAAACAAAACGGATGGATCCCGAAAGTAATGCTAGCTTCAGCATTGGAGAATAGAGGAATTTCCAATACGTGGGAGCTCATAGAAAATTATATTTCTGAGGCTAAAAAATCCAATTATTTTATAGCAAAAAGGACAGAGCAAAATAAGTTTTGGCTGCACCAAACCATAGAAGACCAATTAAAATCCAATTTCTATCAAAACGATACCATAAAAAAAGAACTGCAGCAACAACTAAGACTTATAGAGCAAAATAAAACCACGCCATTCGCAGCAGCTCAACATTTGCTTAGTTTGGCGTCAACTTTATTATAATAATTACTGCAAATACCTACCTTTGCAAATATTTTGTTTGGTAAAACACAAGCAACAGCCTTAATTATATGGATTACGAGTTTACAATAATAGTTCCGGTTTACAATGAAGAAGACAATTTGGAACGTGTTGAAAAAGAATTTAATAAATATTTCGAGATAGCCAGTAAACCGACTAAAGTTCTGTTTGTAAACGACGGTTCTAAAGATAGAAGTCAGGAATTAATAGAAGCTATTTGTGCGCGCTCCCCCCATTTCACTTATATTTCCTTTTTAGAAAACAGAGGACTCAGTGCAGCAATTAAAGCAGGATTCGATCATGTGGACACCCCTTTGCTCGGTTATATTGATTCCGATTTACAGACCACTCCCGAAGATTTTAATCTGCTATTGAAACATATTGAACATTACGACTTGGTAACCGGCGTTAGGGCACAACGAAAGGATTCTTTTGTTAAAAATATGTCATCTACCATTGCCAATGGGATTCGCAGGACATTTACACACGACGGCATGGACGATACTGGTTGCCCATTAAAGGTTATAAAAACGGATTATGCC from Galbibacter sp. BG1 harbors:
- a CDS encoding efflux RND transporter permease subunit, with the translated sequence MFSKFIKRPVLAIVISVVIVFTGLLAIKQLPISQFPQIAPTTVNIFIAYPGASADVLVKSTLIPLETSINGVQGMRYIASDATSAGEGTLRVIFEPGTDPNQAVVRVKTRVDRVMSLLPELVQREGVKITPVQPSMLMYVNLFSKKKDNDEKFLYNYAYTKIIPEIQRISGIASAKILGSRKYAMRVWLKPDRMRAYKVSAEEVLEAMKEQSIIARPGRLGRSSGKKAQSLEYVLTYKGRFNEAEDYKNVIIKANNDGEVLKLKDVADVELGSEFFDIYSNLDGHPSASIVLKQTFGSNGKDVIESVKDKLKELKEDLPPGVDYKISYDVSNFLDASIEQVLHTLRDAFILVAIVVFLFLGDLRSTLIPIIAVPVSLIGTFFILQLFGLSINLITLFALVLAIGIVVDDAIVVVEAVHVKMEEENLTPFKAAYAVLGEIGGAIIAITMVMVSVFIPITFMSGPVGVFYRQFSITMAAAIILSAVVALTLTPVLCAMILKNHHGKPRKKSLVDKFIDWFNNRFDRLTNRYVKLLKLIVNRRVVTFGVLAAFCVGIFLTNEVLPAGFIPSEDQGMIYAIIQTPPGATLERTNDVARKLQKICKETEGVQSVSSLAGYEIMTEGRGSNAGTCLINLKPWSEREHSVHEIMEELEEETKDLGAVIEYFEPPAVPGFGSSGGFSLRLLDKTSSTDYHEFEKVNHKFMDALRERPEITGLFTFFAANYPQYELVINNKAAMQKGVSIGKAMENLNVLIGSTYEQGFIKYGRFFKVYTQAAPEYRELPTDIQKLFVKNEEGEMVPYSAFMKMEKHLGPNEITRYNLYNSAAIRGLPAKGYTSGDAIKAIREVAEQTLPRGYDIGWEGLSYDESSRGNESIYIFAVVLIFVYLVLAAQYESFLLPLAVLLSLPIGIFGSFLMLKLMGLANDVYAQIGVIMLVGLLGKNAVLIVEFAVQRRGQGATILEAAIEGAKVRFRPILMTSFAFIAGLIPLVIATGAGAIGNKTIGGSAMGGMLVGTMIGVLVIPGLYFIFGKMADGRDLIKDEQNEPISEEFMRASERDSKMKAKLGKLNRLLKKLMKKG
- a CDS encoding efflux RND transporter periplasmic adaptor subunit, which translates into the protein MKKTLIIMSLFALISHTSCSTKKEKEQKEPKFLVTNPKIKDTIITEDYVCQIRSVRHIELRAQERGYLEKIYVDEGDKVKKGQLLFKIMPKLYQAELSKAKAEAHFAEIEYENTKKLADSGIVSPNELAMSKATLEKANAEVELSNVHLQFTEIRAPFDGLIDRFHVREGSLVEEGELFTSLSDNSEMWVYYNVPEAEYLDFKTNVSPDNPVKVSLLMANNQVFKHEGEVRTIEAEFNNETGNIPFRATFPNPESLLRHGETGSILMKVPFKNALMIPQKATFEVLDKKYVFVVDNNGLVHQKEIKIRAELPHLFIIDKGLSENDKVLLEGIRMVKNGEKIHYDFQKPEEVLAHLDLYAE
- a CDS encoding organic hydroperoxide resistance protein, which encodes MKALYKASATTTGGRAGHVKSDDGIIDMKLELPKELGGKGGEYTNPEQLFAAGYSACFGSALQHVAKQHKVDIGSDFDVKATVKIGEHPELEGFLLEVILDVTLPGVEEETGEKLINEAHEVCPYSRATQDNIDVTLNLMV
- the meaB gene encoding methylmalonyl Co-A mutase-associated GTPase MeaB produces the protein MSQKKINKDTLKNRDGVSNEEITNKAAIAKLKAKRKESTSAESLAKAIIQGDTIALSQAITLIESTNISHTEKANEILALCLPHANNSIRIGITGVPGVGKSTFIETLGSHIATKQNRLAVLAVDPSSSVTKGSILGDKTRMENLVNNQNVYIRPSAAGTSLGGVARKTRESIILCEACGFKTIFIETVGVGQSETAVHSMVDFFLLLKLAGAGDELQGIKRGIIELADAIVINKADGETIKTAEKAKVEFNRALHLYPPKQNGWIPKVMLASALENRGISNTWELIENYISEAKKSNYFIAKRTEQNKFWLHQTIEDQLKSNFYQNDTIKKELQQQLRLIEQNKTTPFAAAQHLLSLASTLL
- a CDS encoding glycosyltransferase family 2 protein, which gives rise to MDYEFTIIVPVYNEEDNLERVEKEFNKYFEIASKPTKVLFVNDGSKDRSQELIEAICARSPHFTYISFLENRGLSAAIKAGFDHVDTPLLGYIDSDLQTTPEDFNLLLKHIEHYDLVTGVRAQRKDSFVKNMSSTIANGIRRTFTHDGMDDTGCPLKVIKTDYAKRIPMFNGLHRFLPAMILLQEGKIIQIPVRHFPRMAGTAKFGFWNRLIGPLQDCFAYLWMKKKYINYTIAKKG